The segment GGAAcaactgcatgtgatgtcatgcatccgccccaaaaatggtccagccatgcctgcgttgggcgGACCACTCCCCTGCAACGCTGCCCCCACCCCCCAACGGCTGCCACTTTCAAACTGCGATGCAacctgaatgagggcctaggtACTCATTTTAATCCACTTACAAACTTTTGGAAGGCTGGAGCCCGAAATACACTTGACCCCAATATTTTACCAAACGTTTTCAGCTGAGCTGGAAATATAAGATGGACTGAGTGCATTGAAATCTAGTAGTTTCCCTTCTGCCAATAGTTATGcatactttacagagaatatggaAAGGGCAATCATTACACTAGTATTGCCAATAGGTgaaatcagaggcggattggccatagggtttacagggaagattcctggtgggccgacgcacccgtggggcctgttttgtttgaagacatgtggtcctttttatagacataatgaataagatgtaaaataatttacatatatgaaaattactttgccacttagcctgtgattgcagatgatctagtgtatgctctgtctgcctgcttggctgacatataagattgagtgaatagtgattgggaaacggttggtgtaataagcaagaaaatatatctttctaaagaattatatagtttcctaaattctgaaggcgtatcatataatgtgctcataatatttaattttatttctttttaacttcccccttgatgctggacatgcccactatctggaatgtcttggggggagggtgctgctgccatggcccatggctagaccttacacctctggtgctgcccatgggggtcattccgagttgatcgtagctgtgctaaatttagcacagctacgatcgttaactcagacatgcggggggacgcccagcacagggctagtccgccccgcatgtcagtgccgcccccccccccccccccgcacaaatacaaaagcatcgcacagaggcgatgcctttgtatttgaggaataactcccggccagcgcagctcatgcGGCTGGCCGggcgttgctcgtcgctcccgctggccgcagcggctgcgtgacacatcacgcagccgccgcggcccgcccccccaacagtccagccacgcctgcattgtccggaccgctccccctaaacggcggcttaacgccgccgttcagccccctcccgcctagcgaacgcctctgtttcagaggcaatcgctaggtaacgaaagctgccacacgccggcgcatgcacagttccgacccgatcgctgcgctgcgacaaactgcagcgtgcgatcgggtcggaatgaccccccatgtggggccactagtacaaatttttccagggccgctttttgttcccaatccgcccctaggTTAAATCATGATTCAGTTTGTAACTACAGAAAAAAAGCTTCTACTACAAGATCCAGATAAtcttttggggctgattctgagttgcacgcagATACGGCTGCATCATTTTCCCAACTGCATCTGCATCTTTAGCTAATGCCACAGAAAATTTTCGtaatactgagatgcccacttccAGGGCCATTGaagcttgcaccagccccatggaaGCTGCATtttctccatctgaccatggcctcctatgtgagcgacTGCGCATTTTTGGGCACAGCCGCTTACATGCCTGCAATATGCTTGCATCACCCACCTCCCAGGAACGCCCCTGAATTCCACAGACCCTGCATCTAAATCTTTTCTGTGTATCTGAGCGTTACCAATCAAGACGCATGTGCTGTGCGGCTGGAATACAAGTGCATTGGCCGACTGCGCTGCCACGCCACTATTTAACTTTCTTTGACGCCTCTTGGAGCCAGGAGAAAAGCCCAGTTTCTCTCTCTCTAATGGGCAGCATAATGGTGACAGTGAAGGGCTTCAGTGATATGCGCATGCGTGGCTAATGTTTGTACATGCACATAGCCCAGATGGTATATGCTACAGTAAGCTAGGTGTATGTGGATATGGTAAGTGGCGTAACATAGGTTATTGCCAGGGGAGTCACTGAACCTTTTGTTAAATTGAGAGAAGCTGTGATAAGCCCTTTCTTCTGCAAGAAAAGCTGGAAATGGGCTATTCTGAATGCTGTAAATAGACCTTTATACTATACAGTACAGTAAGGCTGTTCTGACTATCAGTAATAATTTCTCTCTTCTGTTTCCTATGCTATTTTCCTTCTCTCCTTTCCTTCATATCCTCTCACATTCTCTTTCTCGTCCCCTTATTCCCCCAGTCTTTTTCTGTGATTCATTCTCTTCCCTGTTCTGTCTACCCCCCACCCACCCTCccacctctcctctctttctctttttctgcCAGGATAGAAATATTTCCTAAATCTCAGGGGGTCTGAAACCAGGAGTAAAAAAACGGGAGAGGAAAAGAGGGGAAAAAAAAGATAGAAACAAACTTTGTCCATACAAGGCTgaagagggggagggagagcaGAACATGTGGGAGAGCTAACGAGCTAGACCTCCCTCCCAAAACTGCTGGCAGATAGATAGAAGTAGTGCTTCATTGCATACTCTACTCTGTAAATGCATCAGCCTGCAGATCACAGAGGAAGAACAGGGATATGGCAACTGCTTTCCAAACAGCCTAAGACATAAGATAAATTACTATCCATGAGAATGAAAGCGAAAAATCATATAAAGGAAGCAACACACAAATATCCTAAGTATCACTGAAACTGTCCGAGGGAATTCCACAGAGAAGAAATATAGCTGCTTCAAGACTGCACACTAGGATGCAATCTCTGGAAAGACTGTGAGGATGAAATTGATATACCTACATATAAGGACTTTTGGAATGAGGTCTTATTAACAACAGTAACAACACAGCTTTGCCCAGAGTGAGACAAAAAGGCAGTGTGAAAACAGACCTAACGATACAGTTCAGCTTGCAGAGGAACCACCTGAAAGTGAGAGAAAGTACAATATTCTTCAGGAAGAGCAATAGAAATATGCCAAATAGAAACACCATGTTCCTGTTATTCTTCACCCTAAAATGTCTTATTTTCCTGCCTCTTTCAATTTCTAGTGAACTGAAAGAACATGATGCCCTCTGTGCGCAACGTGACTCATGCTATGCTGTCTTTTATCAGCGCCTGATTTTCCGGGAGGCTTGGAAGGCTTGCCGGGACAGAGGTGGCAACTTAGCAACTGTCAAAAATGCTCAGGAAGCCGCTTTGGTTGAACAACTCCTTACCTCATCAGCAGGATCCCGTAGTGACAGAGACCTGCAGCTGCGGCTTTGGATAGGCCTACAACGTCAGCCCAGACAGTGTGCTCCTCAGAAGCCTTTGCGTGGCTTCACCTGGACTACTGGGGACCAAGACACAGCATTTACCAACTGGGTGTCCCAGTCAGTCTCTGCAGGGCCCCCAAGTTCCTGTTCAGCTGCTAGGTGTGTGGCTATAGGCCTAGGCTATGGTAAACCAGAAGATGATTTTAAATGGCTGGAAGGGTCTTGTACATTGCCCGTTGATGGTTTTGTATGTAAGTTTCGCTATCAAGGAATGTGTCCAGCATTGACAGAAGAAACTGTTCGCTATTCTGTACCTTTTGGCTACCAAGGTACCTGGCTTGACTTAGTACCATTTGGCACTGTGGCAGTGGTGTCCTGTGATAGACAGCAACCGGACTTGTCTGTGCTGTGCATGCTGAAGGAAGATGGTACTGTGGGATGGAACAATGATGGGCCCCTGTGCCAAAATCCGGAGGACTTGCAGTGTCAAGGTTGTCAACAGTTGTGTGAAGGAGGAGTTTGTGCTTGTCATGAAGGGTACATACTGCAGCTAGATGGACAATCCTGTGAGCCAGAGGATGATGATCCCTTTGAAGATCAAGGGTGTAGATGTCAATATCAGTGTGTTGGCTATGGAACTGGTGGCAAAGGATACCAATGTATATGCCCTGAGGGCTATGAGCTGGCTGCTGATGAACGCAGTTGTGAAGATGTCGATGAATGTGAGGATGATGAGAAATGTGACCACTCCTGTCAAAATACCCTTGGCTCATATACCTGTTCTTGCGACCTGGGTTTTGCTATATCAGAGGATGATCATGAGCGCTGTGTGGATATAGATGAATGTCGTATTGCTCATATGTGCCAGCAAATGTGTGTGAACTATCTGGGGGGGTTTGAATGCTTTTGCAGCGAAGGCTATGAGCTAGATGTGGATCGTGTAAGCTGC is part of the Pseudophryne corroboree isolate aPseCor3 chromosome 11, aPseCor3.hap2, whole genome shotgun sequence genome and harbors:
- the CD248 gene encoding endosialin, with protein sequence MPNRNTMFLLFFTLKCLIFLPLSISSELKEHDALCAQRDSCYAVFYQRLIFREAWKACRDRGGNLATVKNAQEAALVEQLLTSSAGSRSDRDLQLRLWIGLQRQPRQCAPQKPLRGFTWTTGDQDTAFTNWVSQSVSAGPPSSCSAARCVAIGLGYGKPEDDFKWLEGSCTLPVDGFVCKFRYQGMCPALTEETVRYSVPFGYQGTWLDLVPFGTVAVVSCDRQQPDLSVLCMLKEDGTVGWNNDGPLCQNPEDLQCQGCQQLCEGGVCACHEGYILQLDGQSCEPEDDDPFEDQGCRCQYQCVGYGTGGKGYQCICPEGYELAADERSCEDVDECEDDEKCDHSCQNTLGSYTCSCDLGFAISEDDHERCVDIDECRIAHMCQQMCVNYLGGFECFCSEGYELDVDRVSCNAIQFREPVNLPEATFINTFEQEPNIIDTVTDGWYWHLVNSETTSTTVTDIPIIPFKEETTTVLPTKEEPTEEMTPSLDLESHEYIANTPTVMPDQSASREFMQDKVRRNTFQTTSPKVHILSSIIPPLILSTKTPTENSKVNIWLGTKVTSEVPNTAKHGTIKASWEMSKISTMAPSTPMVNDLSPTMEIPEMGVDTITNNMPSPGLPQSNSDDGTVSPNPSQESSGKRDNRWLVVALLVPLCIFLVVMLALGIVYCTRCGGETKPRSVTDCYHWVTGSGPEKGLSPIGVETPSSRVV